The Pithys albifrons albifrons isolate INPA30051 chromosome 1, PitAlb_v1, whole genome shotgun sequence genome contains the following window.
CCTCAGTGGGTTTTTCATTTACTCTTGAAATTTCACCACAGATTAAAAGTAAATCAGCATACCTCTGAGTCTGAGTGACTATTTCTGAACCATCTCATacacttctggaaaaaaattactcacaAAAGTGAATGGTTTTCTTGCAGTTATTTATCAAGTAATTACTATTTACTACACTAAAGGCAAAAATCTCATCTAAACACCAGGCAGTGTAAAAAGAGATCTATAGtagtttaaaaacattaatgaatTAAACTTTTCAGTACCACTTTTGAAGGCCTGCCTAAGCAACCTTAtcttttaaagggaaaaagctAAATGCCTTGAACAGTGTCATGGAGCACACCTGTAgcaaacacagaagagaaacagattCCCTCCAGTCCTAGGATTTAAATGCTGGAGAATGTTTAATTTCCAGTTCTACAGGCATAAAGCATGAGGAGATGATACTAGGAGAGTAAGAAAAATCTGAGAAGAAACCTAAATTTAGATTTTCAGCTTTCTTAGTTTGAAAGAGAAACTAACATTTCATAGACCTTTGCTCCAATATGGTCTGAAAGCACAATTTACTTTTCTCAAGGGATATCCCTATTATTATTCTGATTCCATCCTCATCTTCGATTAAGAAACACAACTTCAGCACAGgaagaacaggagaaaaggagTGTGGAATGGAAAGCCAGGTTGCTGTAGGACTCTGCATGAGCCAGCATTAAGTGAAGACTTGCTGCAAACTTCCTCTGCTACGTGAATCTGGAAGGACTGGGAACTGGCCTCTTTACACCTATAAAAGGAGCTTTCTCAATCTAATGCCTGAGTAGTATGAACAAAGTGAAGCAAAGGGTCTTTAAGTAGCTACATCAGTTGAGATTCATTTCATTTATAACAATGCAGAGCCCAGTTTTTCACTACGCATtcatcaaaaaaaaaccccacataaactaataaacaaaacccaaatcGCCTGTAGTCACCTGGTGAGTATCTAAGCCCAAACACAAAACTAGAATTTCCAAAGCTATCTCCTAATCCAGAGCAGCTACAGACCTTGAAATATGGTAAATTAAGAGTGCCATCCCTGTTCCTCAAGATTATCGACAGTCCAGCCTTGTAAAAGGAACCAGGTCAAGGCTTAACATTCTTAACATGGATACTTCTGTCTCCACCTCAGAACATTTAGTCAGAAGACAGTAAAATCATGGAACTGTATCCTCTCAAATACAGTTCCATGAATTTTTAAGACATGTCTGAGAATATTAgagaaattgcattttcttcccttttaacACAGCTTTCACCCAGCAGTGACTGTCTGACAAACAAGGTGACACACCTCTGTGTGCAGGTGGTCTCGTTTGCCCTGAGAATAAAAAACCTGTGGACTTATttataacagaagaaaaatcacttcatagagaaacaaaaaatccctTCAATATAAGCTGAATGATGATGCTCACTGATGATAAGCTTATTGCTCTCCATAACAACCTGGAAGGTTTTAGTGAGGGGGATGTTGGTCTCTTCGCCCTAgtaacaagcaacaggacaagaggcaacagccTCGAGTTGtttcagggaaggtttagactggctatcaggaaaaatttcttcatcataagggttgtcaagcactggaacaggctgcccagggaagtaaCTGAATCACCATCCCCCagggtatttaaaagatatgtagGTGTTGTGCCCAGGGATATGGTTTAGCGATGAACTCCctgctgggttaacagttgacttgatgatcttggagatcttttccaagctaaatgattctctgattttatgaaaacagaatGAAGGTTATTGGCAGATCATCACTGCATGTTAAGTGGCAGGGCAAGCTCCACTCACAAACATCAGTGTTGAGAAAGAACAGGAGGTGTTCTAGGAATGCTTCTCCTGGTTAGACCAGTTTAAATGGACACACAATGTGATACAGGGTTCTTGAGCTGTTAGTATCTTTTTGTGAAATTCTCCAAGGTCAATGTGCTCATATATTAAAACAACACATGTTTAAACTTGGTATGCAATGGAATTTTCTTACTAAAAACTTGGCCAATAGTTTACTACCAATATGTAAAATGAAACATGTGGTAaatctaaaaatattattagaagcataatttattaaaattatgcATGTCTTGCAAAACTCTGAGTTTAtgataaaaataacaaacacaTAAATAACTTTCTGAAGTAAAGATTCGGATTAAGTTGGAGAAAGGGCATAAAATTTCCCTTCATATTCAGTATGAATCACATGCAGATTTTAAGGACAAACATCAGTACACTTAAATTGTGAATTACAACCGTTAACAACTAATCCTTTCGAGAACATTCATTACTATTTTATGTGCTAATTAGTAAATGATCTGCAGAACTTCCTAGTGGCATCAATAGATAGTTCATTTCTGGTCATAATGGCATCTAAAATGAACTTACGAAACTTTGACATCCCCctcagtgtttttttctgtcctggTCAGGCACTTATAGAAGAAACTGCTAAAAATGTGTGTACGGTCAGCAAGATGTTTCGGTGCCTTCTCCAGCAAGAGGTACctaccaaacaaaaaacaaggaaattatTAAAGTCCTTTTCTAGAAAGGAGCATTATTGATAAAATAAGGAAAGTTATTTTAACGACTTATCATACTCAGGTTATACTTATTATCAGTTGCCTTTACAGCCACTAATCATGCCAAACTTGTCTCTCCACTCTCTGTTTTAACTATTCACATGGGTTGATGTTATCAGTGTGTAACAGCCAAGCAACTACTAAGAATGCAGTAATTTTTTGTCCCAGTTTTGTGCCCCAGTATTCAAGTTTCTGAATTTAAAGTTAGGTATCTATCCGTTGCAATTAAGGCAGGCTTGAAAACCTGATCAAGTACAAACCTATGGAGTGCTATACTGCAGGTACAAAATGTTTAGTACAATATTCAAAGGTCAGTACAATACATTGTCTGTTTTACTTCTATGGGTTATGCATGTGAAAGTTAAGTAAAATATTCTACAAGTACTTCATTACTTCACTGCTGATAATTTCACTCTAAACATCAGCTTGAATGTTTATTCTGTCATCCTGGAAGGCTAAAGCTCTCATAGTTGCAGTTACTCTACACAAGGTACCTCCAGCTTCCTCTGATGATTCGGGCAACAGTCATACAAGATACAGCTTGTAAAACAGTGAAAATTGAGATGTTGGAATTCtaacaaattttaaaagtaggGGAATTTCTTGAATGATTGCATTAcattctttattcttttatttaaatctttttcttctgtcaagATGAAGCTACAGCTATTGAGAAGACCATGctgcattatttatttctaGTTCAGGGCATAACATAACGGGGTCTGCTACAAAAACCCATTGAAACACTTTGTAACACATCTTTCCCACTCCTCTAGACAAGGCTTCCTTTTGCTCATGATTCCTGCAGCCATCTGGATACCAAGTAAAATGGAATTCTTGCTGACAATCCTCAATGAACCAGAATTCTTCTTAGGTCTGAGTCAGCAGAGTGAAAATAAATGGTGGCCACAATGTCAGTTtttgaaaaattgctttcaCACAAGCAACTGTAGCAGAATGGCATGAAGTACCTAGGCCAAGCACAACTGCCTCAAGACGTATTAGCTGTGTTCCTTTCCACGGAGATCTGAACGAGAAGAATGCCTGATATTGCACAGAATAGCAGAGGATGCTCCACTTCGTGCAAACTCAGTAAATAAAATACTAGCGCAGACCCTCCACTTTGTTCAACTGCCTACTTAACACTGCCCAGCACTTTCAGTTCTGTAAGGTCACCAAGAGGCTCTTTTCCTCCAGTTATTCTGTCTGGATTATATCCCAGCCCTTTAGAGGgacaaaaaaatgcaattaaataaaaatgcaactgCTAAGAAtacaaaaaagctttttaaaaagttcaaCATACAAATTCATTACACTGTTACTTCTGAAATGCTTGTGTTTAGTGACCAACATTTACAGTAACATTCAAAATCCAGAAAGAAGGGTACTTACTTAAGATAGAAATCAATGATGACATCATTAAGAAACTCTCCATATTCTAAGCACTCTAGATCTTCTCTTGTGACTCCCAGTCCTCCTTTTGCAGGTGCGGGTGGATAAACAATTAAACTAGAAAACATAAACCATGTCATAACAACAGTGATAAACTGTTTTACATGACATTCTTCTCAGTAGGGCTGTTTCACATGTAGAAGATTTTGTAGAGAACCTGTTAAAGGCAGCAGTTCTCAAAATTGTTGGCTAACTCTAAAGTCCTTTATCATTTCTTTCTCCAATAGCTAAGTGTTACAAAAGAATATTCACCCCAATGCCCAATAAAACTTTGAGAAAAACTTTTGATAAGGAGACTATTTTAACTTCCATCTTGTTTTCCTATTCTTGATAAAAGTAGTTGACAAATGGCTATATAAAATGTGAAGAAATCGTAGGAGACAAATGGTCTGAATGAACAGGGATTTTCTATTAATTAAGAGTCCAACAAGAACTCTCACATTTCCAGGCAGAGAACTTGGGCTTACACCTCATGCACCACACGCATTGTAAGTGGTTTGAAACTGCCCAAGTTACTTCTACCACTACTACTTAAAATGTACATAAAATGCTCTGGACTAAAAACAATATTAATTAACTGGAACCATGAACTGAGCATATTTGCTgttgaagaaacaaaaccaactgtGATAGTCACTAAAAACAGCGACAGCAAAAGGCAACAGTTCATAAGAGAAGTTTACTCCAGTACTGTTTGCTGTACTAAAAGTATGAGGACTACAAGGCACGTGCAGATAGAACTGACGCCTGTCAGTGCTCTCCCAGCACGCTGCTGCACTAGTGCCTTTTGTTAACCAAGCTCCAGTACTAACAAGTAAATTGTACGACAAACCAGTTATAAATAGTGTGacacaataaaagaaaacattgtttagattttaaaaaaggctCATCTTAAGTTAGCAATAGTTCTGCTAAGATGGACTTAGATGGACACTCACAGAACCCATGAcgtccctgccctccccactgATTTACCCATGATGTGACCTTGTAGTCATAGTTCAGGTATTCTTTCATTTCTATGAGATTTTCTATCATCCTGTAACACATCCATTTTGTCTGGTAACTATTAGGATGGAAAAGGAATCACTGTCCTTAGATTTGGGGATATTTTAGATTTCTAGAGCAATTTTCACACAACACTTTCAAATCAGCTAGAGAATGGTAGTTAAGTGAGGGGGTTTATTCTAACAATTTATGTATTCAATTTCTTTTATTATCACTTTCTCATTTATATGAAATATGACTTACTTCTTTACTGCTCCTGTTTCTCTTACTTCTTTCCATTCTGTATTCAGTGTGGATGACAAAGAGATAGAATAGCAACCACTATTCTGCTTATTTGCAAGGGCATAACTGGGCCTGACCACTTTTAGTTTTGATTcctaccagaaaaaaacacaaacaataaTGACATTAAAAAGCATTATACAGCTTGATACAtagaacaaacaaaacccaagccTAAAGCCCACAGAATTAACTTGCATCACTGAAGAACACTCTTGCTGGAGACCAGAAGTGCAAACTTCAGGATTTAGGCAAACATGCCCCTGCTCAGGCAATAAAAAAGTAActaatcttttaaaattatggcAGGTCCTTGTTCATAATCTCTGTAAAACTCTACAAGCATTATTTAACCAAGTGACCCAGAATTGGTCTCGGAGAAGAAACACGACCTGAAAGAATGGAGACAAGTATCAGACTGTCTTACTAGGAGCTGTGTATGCTTGAAAGTTTTGAAAATCCAGCCCTTAAACAATTTGcctgaaaaacaaaccagattTGAACAGGCTGGCTCCCTTATTAAGTCCCCAGTTTCATGGATCATATTGATCTGTTGGTCTGCGCTTTTTACTAGTGGGAACAAATATATGTAATTTCTGAAGTGACAACAATATGGGGTTGGATTTAGACATTGACTTCTCAGAGAGATTAAACTATGACAACACATCAATTTGCACAGACACATCTCCCCAGCAGCCTGAGGAATCATTCAGCATTTCAAGCTGTGGAGACTCCACAAATATATCTAGAGGCATCTGGAAAGCAACatacacagctctgctgcacttCCAGCTCAAATGAAAAATGTCTCCATCACTCATTACTTGATTAAGTCCCAACTTGCTGCCCTGGAGACTCCAGAAGGGTAGAAAATCCCTGTTGTAAATATACACAGCCATGAGTCAATCTAAAGCATTGGTACTTGCCACTTACTGATAAGGACTACACACTATCCCTCTGTGGGGACAGCCCAGCTGACTACAAATTCTGCAGCAATCGTGACTAATTTTTTTGAGATACAGTTTCAGAAAGAAGGGTGATCTAAAATTTACTAGAATGTGTGACAGCTAATGAAAAAAGCAACTGCTGCACACTAACCTGAACTGCAGGCTCATGAGCATCTGAAGTATTCCCTTTTGGCATATACTGCTTTAGTAGAGCCTTATGGTAAGTCATGAAAGAGCTTTCTTCAGAAGAAAGATCCTTAAACAAGGGTAGTGCTTGCTTCAAAGACAAAAACTCGGCAAGATCTGGTGCTCTGTTCTTCTTGCTCACACCTGTTATCAGTTCAGTTAGCCTGTCTTCTTCCCATTCTGAGAGTGGTTCAGACAGtttaagaaatacaaattcATTAGATTTGGctggaaaaaggagagaatggATAGTATTAACTATAAGAACTTATCTGCATACtcacaaagaaacacagagagacAATGGCAGGAAGGGGAGCCCAAATAATATCCCACCAGCTTCATCACAGGGGCCATCAACCCACCAAAggagcacagcagcaaaatgaCAGGTAGGAACCCAAATTAAGGACTGTGAAGACAACATACAATCTGGGCccttcccagggctgtcccaggaAAGTCTGAGCCCAAGGGTCCAGACCTGAAACTCATCAAGATGAGTCTATGCCAACACACTTTCTGAACTGACAGGTTGCTGCTGAGTTGTTCAGCTCACGTGATGGGATGCAAGGCAGGAGCATTTTGGGATTGCAAAGGACTTAATATGGGTTGCTTAAGGGAAAAACTACAGGCAGGCAACGAAGGGATTCAGGTGATTCAGTGAAGAATTGTGGCCAAAGAGAGGGCTAAGGGCATAAAAAAGACTAGTCACATCTAAATACTTTGCTGGTCATTATACTTGTCTGGCCATGCTATGTGCACTGATCAGCACAGCCTATTCTGTCTTCTTATTAAAGTCCTTTCTAACTCTCCCAGGTGAGGAACTCCTCTGACCCCTCTCAGGCTGTCAGATACACCACATTGTATTTTCTTGTAACACACTAAGAAGGCAGAGCAGGTTTCTCCAACAAGAACGTAACTAAGGTAAATAAACTCAAGATTAAAATGCCTCACAGCTTCATACTCAGATTCAACTATTTCATTGGGAACTGTGTCTACAGAAGCTACCAGTAACTTCAACAGACTTACATCGAGTAAAAGTAGCTCTCTGCTAAAATTTGGCTCAGTATTTTGCTTCAGACTACTTGTATTCCTTATGTTAATTTAACATTACTTatactttttcttcttacaGGTGGTGACTGTACAGGTAATACATACTATTAAACTCTGACATAATTTTTGTAGATGCTATTTGTCAATGATTTTGCTTATGTAAAAAACCTTGTATGATTGTGCCACTCTGAATATATGAGCAGAATTCATACTCAGTTCCACAGAGCTTCATgcttgaaaaacaaataaagccACTGTAAAGACTAAAGAGCCATTTAGCCTTTAGTGAAAATTTTCTTCAGTAATAATGCAATGCCCAATGCAGTCCTGTCAAACATCAACCACTTGCCAAGTCTTTTGTCTAGCATATTCAGAActcaaaaataaggaaaagtaaAACATCCCATATATTTTAAAGGGAGGGATGCTTCACATACAAGCCTAGTTACAAGGGCTTTCTCACACAGATTACAATTAAACTGTCTTTTGAGGTCTTTACATTAAATAGCAGTGGTTTGGAATCACATTATGTTagatttttgctttcaaatgcaAGTACAGTGACACAtttcagaaaagtaaaactGACCAACTTAACTTTCTTCCATATTCAAAAAATACAACTTAAAATAACCACTTTATGGACACAGCAAATATTGGACCTTTCCTTTGCATTTAAGGAAAGAGATTACTCACATGGCTTGCTGATAACTAACTTTCCCAACTGGGTTTCAATGTTTTCCACATAATCCACAGACAACCAAAGAAAAATGATCATTGTTGAAGAACAGCCACCATCACTTCTCCACAAGCCAAACCTTCTCAGATCCAGAGTATTCACTGTCAGCTTAATGTTCTTATTGAAAGCCACTGTAGAgaacagaatttaaaagaacCATACCTTTAACAGCCATAGTCATACATGTCATAGTAATCACATGCTTAGACGTAAGTATGATCAGAGTTTATTAACATGGTATTTATAGATTTTATTCCTGGTATTACATAAAATATTGATAATTCAATACTTAAATCAGTTACATCAAACTATGTAACACCTAATTGTGGGattcttcctgaaaaaaaattcgTTTTTTCTCAAAACAGCCACAGTTAACAcctacaaatataaaaaaacccctgaaaatcATAAACTCCTATTTGCTTTTAGTCAATCTAATTCATAACTGCTCGCAAACCTCCTCCTAACACATATcatctttggaaaaaaaacttaATGCAAAGCTACAATTATATTCCTCTTAGCTTTAGTGAACTCGTccatttttgtttaataaacCTAAAGATATAAATCCATGACCTGAAAAGATTAATGCTTGACCTCAAAAACATACACAATCATATTTACTACAGTTCAGCACCTAATACATGCAGGAATATGGGAGGCAGGACCATTAAAGTAGAAGTTCACCTTAAAAGTACAGGAAACTGCTAAGTTATAAGGCTTACACTATAGACACCAAAACATATTTattgaaaaatgtaaataagtAAAAATTATCTAATGTCTTTGTGAAAGGAAATAAGATTATAAATTATTCACaacagaaatatatatttagtGTTTTAATGCAATACTTTAAAGACACAGTTAAGAGAaccctgaagaaaaaaacaaaatctcttACCCTGGACTGGGATTACAATATTCTTTGTTGTAAACTGAAAtaagagtaaaaaaaattataaattaattttctttttacaaattTATTAAAACAATATACAAATTTTACAATACCTGTGCATCTTTTTTATAGccaaataaactgaaaataatataataatataatcaTTTAGGTTGGCAAACACCATTAACCTAACACTACCAAGTAAAATATGACTAGTTTGAGAATTCATATTGCCTATTTCACCTAAAACAACACTCCTAGAGACATATTGCAGAACTTCACTGACAGCAAGTAACTTGCAGAGATGCTATGCACTGACAAATAAGCAGAGCTGCCTTTGGGCTCCTTAAGAAGAACATGAACACTTGGGACAAAAGGTGGTAAAGCAACCTAGGACAGGCTGTCAAGTGCACTATTTGAATTAAGTACACAATAGAAATGGTTCAACACTGGGGTGTTACTCTGCTATTTACAACAATCTTTGACTTAAAGGCCTTGAAAGATTCCACTtgcactgctgctctgtcacAGAGACTTTGCTAAATAAAGAGTGCTTTATTGTCACTGTGACAAAAGGTTGTCACACACAATGACAGATGAGGTTTCTCCTACATTACCATAGTAagtacaaagttgttttctgaggaaaatgtCTACTTTACACCAGAAGCATCGattctaaaattatttcaacTCATCCTTCAAATTATTTTGGCCTATTAATTTAGGAAATTTCCATGAAATGTTTTCACAGCTGCATGAGAACTGCTGCACAAAACTGCTGTTTTGTGGAAAcctgaaattattattattataatccAAGATTTCAAGACGTCTTaccaaaagcaaaagaagatATGCAACTTCAAATATTCCTTTTTCAGTTGCAATATACAAAATGCACCTGGTCAAAGACCTGTTGAAACTTCTGGAGCTGGTGCTCCATTTATAGACATCTTCAATTATGTTTCTGCATCCAGTGAGTAGCATGTTTCCTATGCACTAATGGTTTAGTACTGTTTTTATGCTCTTTAAAGCCACAAAACAAGCAATTTTCTGGTTAAAAGGCAAAATTAGAGCATACTATATATCTGACCTCTGATAATTATGGATTACTTTATTCGAAATCATTAGTAATTCTGAGAAAAGTAAGTGGTGTTTCTTCCAACTGACATGAATTGGCCACTAATATGGCCAGTACTTTCTATAAGAATTCATTTAAAGCGTCCTCACTATGATTTCTCTTCAAGTACAGCGTTTATACAGAACCTTTACCTCTGAAAACTGTGGCCACAGAAGGTCAGTTGCCTTTTCGGACAGCAATCCAAATGCACAAGGTAATGAACTACACATTTCATTGCTTAGTCAAAGGAATTTGATGCAGTAACAATCAAAACTCAGTGCTTCCACACAAAGCATCACCGGCTTTGCTTAACCataattttagtttttaaatattctcAAAACTTCACCATAACAGAAAAACTTACCCTAGCAGGACCTGTTGATAGGCATTTATATTTCCCAATGTATAGACTAGCAAATTTAACATCCAGTGATAGGTTCATCTGTTTTCTATGTGTGCTTCCAGAAGGTAAGGTGATCAGACATTTATCTTCAATTGACTCtgttaaaaactgaaagaaaaagtacatTTACTACAGGGCTTTAAATTAGATACTTCCCTCCTGTAATCTTAGGATTTTTTCATCATGCTGGTAAGAATTTACTCCCAAAGCCAGATTCCATATAAAAATTCCATATTAAAAAGCTGCAAGTGTTATTACATCCATTACTGACAACATCTGTAAAGGCCTAACAACACCTTGTTTCACCTTCATCACCATGACACGATCTGTGCTCTTCACTAATCCAGAGCCAAGTAAAACCCACATGGAGCAACAAAATAATACCCCTCTTTTTGTATCAGTGGTTCAGGATCCAATTCAATGCTTATGATCAAAACTATGCAACtgtgagcagaggcagcaatGGCTCTTTTGACTTGTTTCAGGATTACAGAGATAATGCAAATACAGACCAAGCTACCAGCACAAGGCTAATCAAGTCCAAAACGGGGCAACAACCTTTACGACTAGTTCtaaattcatgtttcactgaTAGCCACACAGGAAAGGGAACTTTACCCTACTCTGTCGTCAACAAAGATCCTTGAAATTCTCCATGCACTGAATTACAACATAGGACTGGCTGACAACAAGAAACTACAATCAATTTAAAACATTGtgtgaaaacaaatttttcacATACCTATCTTCGTCATGTCTATTTCTAGGTAAGGTTACTACTTgatcctttctgttttctgatattaaacatttccaaatgtttattttcaaaacaggaaATACACCATGAGTTGCAGAAACACCAAAGCTTCAGAGCCAGAGAATTGTGCTTGTGGCTGAGACAATAAACAATAAATTTCATTGTAGAAATAAAGGGTTGGCATAACAATATATAGACCAAAAATTAGACTACCTGCCCTGTCTGACTTTCCACGTTGTCTTCCGATTGCTTGGCTGAGAAGCCAGACTGTTGATCTGTTTCTTTGATTTCAGTAATACTATCCTCCATCAGCTCTGTGCATTGTGGTTCAGAAGGTCCATCTTCATCATCACTGGAAAGGATgactaaagaggaaaaaagtataCATATACTACAAGACACAGACTTGAGAATATTTCCTTCATTGTGGATTTCAGACAGGCAAAGAATTCTCTCTTGCAGTATCTAATACCAAAGTACATTGCCCAAATCAGTCAAGATCTGTATGCACAAAAGTGTATACAACAAGTACCACTTTGTAACTTTATGAACATTTTTTATTCAAGATCCTCAAAATTATTTGGCTATGAAAAGAAACAGGCCACAACTCAGCTGTTTCAAAgtagataatattttttctcagcTTAAGTATCATTAAGAAGTAGAAGCTCAACTTTTCATAGCCACAAAATCAGCCACAAAATAAAGATCGGAATTTTAAAATCTTGCTGTCTATCCCGTTTCTCAAGTACAAGACCCTCTGACACTGGGCTCTGTTCTGTAACCCGCACAATGCTTTACACACAACATGATCTGTCTTCAATCTTTTGTTCCACACATTTCAACTAGTCAGTCAGGCTCGAGTTCTAGCACCTAAGAGTCCCAACAGCGATTGTCAGCAGCACGGACACAGTACATACTTGGGTCAATGGAAACAAGTTGCTGATTACCCCTGCAGATTCTGTTCCGCAGCTTGCTCAGGTACTGTGATGGGTCCATCTTTAATTTCCTGATTGTGCTAACTTGTGGTAAAATCACATCCTCACTGGTGGCAGAAAGCTGCTTCTCTGACAAATTTCTGGGAAGAGGCTCTGAGCCAGACTCCTGTGTGCAGCTGTGCACAGGTCTTGAGTGGCTGTGGGTGAAAGTGTCTTTATGGTCTCTCTCTAATGGCTGAGGAACACAGTCCAGCACCAGAATCGTATCAGATCCTGGATTTTGTCTGTCCTCAGTGGGTGTTTTGCAACCACAGGTTGAACTCAAACTTTGCTGTTCCTAGAAACAGGAATCAGAGGCAGGATGTAAGTTTATTTCTTGACATTTCTAGATGGTTGTGATCAGTGAACACTGAGACTAAGttatgtgtaaa
Protein-coding sequences here:
- the SENP7 gene encoding sentrin-specific protease 7 isoform X5, producing MSRRTSSSSHVSFRIPKKKTNIKSEDVQVQSPLARLPGSHHWDYPLKECRLSANCRKSATKGRRQKDSDRHSSNDGESVGQPKVILTNILRTKIGRKYIDSHVIIDANLPAADKLQSGQLLSSSVASLQTCQILSSPHESSFLSERSEHCLRKTDDELGKLTKASKEPIKTNAVTLRRRELQKKDTENKHCDELEKRSRHMNSTTRSQKELGSSDSEKRKRRHSGPISDDCDAHIPEKSLALSEQQSLSSTCGCKTPTEDRQNPGSDTILVLDCVPQPLERDHKDTFTHSHSRPVHSCTQESGSEPLPRNLSEKQLSATSEDVILPQVSTIRKLKMDPSQYLSKLRNRICRGNQQLVSIDPIILSSDDEDGPSEPQCTELMEDSITEIKETDQQSGFSAKQSEDNVESQTGQFLTESIEDKCLITLPSGSTHRKQMNLSLDVKFASLYIGKYKCLSTGPARFTTKNIVIPVQVAFNKNIKLTVNTLDLRRFGLWRSDGGCSSTMIIFLWLSVDYVENIETQLGKLVISKPSKSNEFVFLKLSEPLSEWEEDRLTELITGVSKKNRAPDLAEFLSLKQALPLFKDLSSEESSFMTYHKALLKQYMPKGNTSDAHEPAVQESKLKVVRPSYALANKQNSGCYSISLSSTLNTEWKEVRETGAVKNLIVYPPAPAKGGLGVTREDLECLEYGEFLNDVIIDFYLKYLLLEKAPKHLADRTHIFSSFFYKCLTRTEKNTEGDVKVSAAQRRHRRVRTWTRHINIFNKDYIFVPVNEESHWYIAVICFPWLEEAVYEECPHQNSLSHQSPLQSESVNTGNGSVFFKWDEEMDSSRILFSKDDNEIAAASVLDSAISKISLNNSKRQICKRPCILILDSLKAGSVQKTVQVLREYLEVEWEAKRKTHREFNKSTMIDLCPRVPKQDNSSDCGVYLLQYVESFFQNPIVNFEEPLHLENWFPRQLIRSKREEIRDLILQLHFQQHSGSSS
- the SENP7 gene encoding sentrin-specific protease 7 isoform X7, producing the protein MSRRTSSSSHVSFRIPKKKTNIKSEDVQVQSPLARLPGSHHWDYPLKECRLSANCRKSATKGRRQKDSDRHSSNDGESVGSEHCLRKTDDELGKLTKASKEPIKTNAVTLRRRELQKKDTENKHCDELEKRSRHMNSTTRSQKELGSSDSEKRKRRHSGPISDDCDAHIPEKSLALSEQQSLSSTCGCKTPTEDRQNPGSDTILVLDCVPQPLERDHKDTFTHSHSRPVHSCTQESGSEPLPRNLSEKQLSATSEDVILPQVSTIRKLKMDPSQYLSKLRNRICRGNQQLVSIDPIILSSDDEDGPSEPQCTELMEDSITEIKETDQQSGFSAKQSEDNVESQTGQFLTESIEDKCLITLPSGSTHRKQMNLSLDVKFASLYIGKYKCLSTGPARFTTKNIVIPVQVAFNKNIKLTVNTLDLRRFGLWRSDGGCSSTMIIFLWLSVDYVENIETQLGKLVISKPSKSNEFVFLKLSEPLSEWEEDRLTELITGVSKKNRAPDLAEFLSLKQALPLFKDLSSEESSFMTYHKALLKQYMPKGNTSDAHEPAVQESKLKVVRPSYALANKQNSGCYSISLSSTLNTEWKEVRETGAVKNLIVYPPAPAKGGLGVTREDLECLEYGEFLNDVIIDFYLKYLLLEKAPKHLADRTHIFSSFFYKCLTRTEKNTEGDVKVSAAQRRHRRVRTWTRHINIFNKDYIFVPVNEESHWYIAVICFPWLEEAVYEECPHQNSLSHQSPLQSESVNTGNGSVFFKWDEEMDSSRILFSKDDNEIAAASVLDSAISKISLNNSKRQICKRPCILILDSLKAGSVQKTVQVLREYLEVEWEAKRKTHREFNKSTMIDLCPRVPKQDNSSDCGVYLLQYVESFFQNPIVNFEEPLHLENWFPRQLIRSKREEIRDLILQLHFQQHSGSSS
- the SENP7 gene encoding sentrin-specific protease 7 isoform X6 yields the protein MQPKTGVNFSDADKLHLDQPPSSSTASLKIWQSLNPTLQSILLSKRQPKVILTNILRTKIGRKYIDSHVIIDANLPAADKLQSGQLLSSSVASLQTCQILSSPHESSFLSERSEHCLRKTDDELGKLTKASKEPIKTNAVTLRRRELQKKDTENKHCDELEKRSRHMNSTTRSQKELGSSDSEKRKRRHSGPISDDCDAHIPEKSLALSEQQSLSSTCGCKTPTEDRQNPGSDTILVLDCVPQPLERDHKDTFTHSHSRPVHSCTQESGSEPLPRNLSEKQLSATSEDVILPQVSTIRKLKMDPSQYLSKLRNRICRGNQQLVSIDPIILSSDDEDGPSEPQCTELMEDSITEIKETDQQSGFSAKQSEDNVESQTGQFLTESIEDKCLITLPSGSTHRKQMNLSLDVKFASLYIGKYKCLSTGPARFTTKNIVIPVQVAFNKNIKLTVNTLDLRRFGLWRSDGGCSSTMIIFLWLSVDYVENIETQLGKLVISKPSKSNEFVFLKLSEPLSEWEEDRLTELITGVSKKNRAPDLAEFLSLKQALPLFKDLSSEESSFMTYHKALLKQYMPKGNTSDAHEPAVQESKLKVVRPSYALANKQNSGCYSISLSSTLNTEWKEVRETGAVKNLIVYPPAPAKGGLGVTREDLECLEYGEFLNDVIIDFYLKYLLLEKAPKHLADRTHIFSSFFYKCLTRTEKNTEGDVKVSAAQRRHRRVRTWTRHINIFNKDYIFVPVNEESHWYIAVICFPWLEEAVYEECPHQNSLSHQSPLQSESVNTGNGSVFFKWDEEMDSSRILFSKDDNEIAAASVLDSAISKISLNNSKRQICKRPCILILDSLKAGSVQKTVQVLREYLEVEWEAKRKTHREFNKSTMIDLCPRVPKQDNSSDCGVYLLQYVESFFQNPIVNFEEPLHLENWFPRQLIRSKREEIRDLILQLHFQQHSGSSS